A single window of Verrucomicrobiia bacterium DNA harbors:
- the thrH gene encoding bifunctional phosphoserine phosphatase/homoserine phosphotransferase ThrH: MKQTIVTLDLEGVLVPEIWIAVAEKTGIRELRLTTRDIPDYDVLMKGRLHLLDQHGLKLSDIQQVISTLRPLPGGAEFLAELRSLTQVIILSDTFEEFAQPLMRQLDWPTLFCHKLEVVNDRIVNYKLRQTNQKAKAVAAFKDLNYHVVAAGDSFNDTAMLMEANLGFFFHAPVPIQQQFPQFKAVDEYADLLRLIKEALK; encoded by the coding sequence GTGAAACAAACCATCGTCACTTTGGATCTTGAAGGCGTCCTCGTCCCGGAAATCTGGATCGCCGTCGCCGAAAAGACCGGCATCCGCGAACTCCGCCTCACCACGCGCGACATCCCCGATTACGACGTCCTCATGAAAGGCCGCCTCCATCTGCTCGACCAGCACGGCCTCAAACTTTCCGACATCCAGCAAGTCATCTCCACCCTGCGCCCCCTGCCCGGCGGCGCCGAATTTCTCGCCGAACTCCGTTCGCTCACCCAGGTCATTATCTTGTCCGATACCTTCGAGGAATTCGCGCAACCGCTCATGCGTCAACTCGATTGGCCCACGCTCTTTTGCCACAAACTCGAAGTCGTGAACGATCGCATCGTCAACTACAAGCTTCGGCAAACCAACCAAAAAGCCAAAGCCGTCGCCGCCTTCAAAGATTTAAATTACCACGTCGTCGCCGCCGGCGATTCCTTCAACGACACCGCAATGCTCATGGAAGCCAACCTCGGCTTCTTCTTCCACGCCCCCGTCCCCATCCAGCAACAATTCCCCCAATTCAAAGCCGTTGACGAATACGCTGATTTACTCCGTCTAATTAAAGAAGCGCTGAAATAA
- a CDS encoding NAD(P)H-dependent glycerol-3-phosphate dehydrogenase: protein MSKITVLGSGAWGTALAIILHQNGHKIALWGHDAKRLEELGRTHRNERYLPGVELPQGWRVEADLKKAIGDSEVIVAAVPSKAFRAVTENFADFTGTVISVTKGIEPETGLTMCGVLGETAPKAKCAALSGPTFALEVARGMPTAIVAASTDAETAALVQQLFHRPAFRVYTTADVLGVELGGALKNVIAIAAGVCDGLGFGDNSKAALITRAMAEVRRLGVICNAQADTFSGLSGLGDLTVTCFSKLSRNRGFGERLGKGEQLEKVLGSMVTVAEGYPTSRSAYQLARKHQASTPVIDEVYRMLYEGKDVAKGVRDLMSRDSKAED from the coding sequence ATGAGCAAAATCACTGTGCTGGGCTCGGGCGCCTGGGGAACGGCGCTTGCGATCATTCTACATCAAAATGGGCATAAAATTGCGCTGTGGGGACACGACGCGAAACGGCTTGAGGAACTTGGCCGCACGCATCGCAACGAGCGTTATTTGCCGGGTGTGGAATTGCCGCAAGGCTGGCGGGTGGAAGCGGATTTGAAAAAAGCGATTGGCGACAGTGAAGTGATCGTTGCGGCGGTGCCGTCGAAGGCATTTCGGGCGGTCACGGAAAATTTTGCAGACTTCACGGGCACGGTCATCAGCGTGACGAAGGGAATTGAACCTGAGACGGGGTTGACCATGTGCGGGGTGCTGGGGGAGACGGCACCGAAGGCGAAGTGCGCGGCCTTGTCGGGGCCGACGTTTGCGCTGGAAGTCGCGCGGGGCATGCCGACGGCGATTGTCGCGGCAAGCACGGACGCGGAGACGGCGGCGCTGGTCCAGCAACTGTTTCATCGCCCGGCGTTCCGCGTTTACACGACTGCGGATGTGCTGGGCGTGGAGCTGGGCGGGGCGTTGAAAAATGTGATCGCGATCGCGGCGGGAGTTTGTGACGGGCTCGGTTTCGGGGACAATTCAAAGGCGGCATTGATCACGCGGGCGATGGCGGAGGTGCGCCGCCTGGGCGTGATTTGCAACGCGCAGGCGGATACTTTCAGCGGCTTGAGCGGGCTGGGGGATTTGACGGTGACGTGTTTTTCCAAGCTGAGCCGTAATCGTGGATTTGGCGAACGGCTGGGCAAGGGCGAACAACTCGAAAAGGTGCTGGGCTCGATGGTGACGGTGGCGGAAGGTTACCCGACGTCGCGCTCAGCGTATCAACTGGCGCGGAAACATCAGGCGAGCACGCCGGTGATTGATGAGGTCTATCGGATGCTTTACGAGGGGAAAGATGTGGCGAAGGGCGTGCGGGATTTGATGTCGCGGGATTCGAAGGCGGAGGATTAA
- the plsY gene encoding glycerol-3-phosphate 1-O-acyltransferase PlsY, whose protein sequence is MDIAVCLITAFAAYLLGSIPSGYLAGRAKGLDIRAMGSGNIGATNAFRILGKTWGAAVLLADAFKGWFAAAMLPVIVCKIFDPALLNVPEASRDYLNIIAAISVILGHNYTCWLKFKGGKGIATSAGVLLALVPWALVISLSTWIIVCKLTRYVSVGSIAASAVLPFATWLVHRYSMRMVVITAVMGVLAIYKHKANIVRLMNGTENKMGQKRAEPEAEEMS, encoded by the coding sequence GTGGATATTGCTGTTTGTCTGATAACTGCGTTCGCCGCGTATTTACTCGGTTCGATTCCGAGCGGCTATTTGGCGGGCCGAGCGAAGGGGTTGGATATTCGCGCCATGGGCAGCGGGAACATCGGCGCGACGAACGCCTTTCGCATTCTCGGCAAAACCTGGGGCGCAGCGGTGCTGCTGGCAGATGCTTTCAAGGGATGGTTTGCGGCGGCGATGCTGCCGGTGATCGTGTGCAAAATTTTTGACCCGGCATTGTTAAACGTGCCGGAGGCGTCGCGGGATTATTTGAACATCATCGCGGCGATCTCGGTGATCCTTGGCCATAATTATACGTGCTGGTTGAAATTCAAGGGCGGCAAGGGAATCGCGACTTCGGCGGGTGTGTTGCTGGCGCTGGTGCCGTGGGCGTTGGTGATCAGTTTGTCCACGTGGATCATCGTGTGCAAACTCACGCGCTATGTGTCGGTGGGGTCCATCGCGGCGTCGGCGGTGCTGCCATTCGCCACTTGGCTGGTGCATCGCTACAGCATGCGCATGGTCGTCATCACCGCCGTGATGGGCGTGCTGGCAATCTATAAACACAAGGCAAACATCGTGCGGTTGATGAATGGGACGGAAAATAAAATGGGACAAAAACGCGCGGAGCCGGAAGCGGAGGAAATGTCATGA
- a CDS encoding Gfo/Idh/MocA family oxidoreductase, giving the protein MSSILKVAVIGAGSLGKEHVRIYAEMARAGLIEFVGLYDSVIETAQKIAAKNDVRAFSSVSEAAQASDALSLVTPTTTHYELAKMLLQQGKHVLVEKPMTDDAAQAADLVQIAQQKKCVLQVGHIERFNPIFKYLESVATEPRFIEAHRLSPFPARSTDIGVVLDLMIHDLDVVLAFVKSPVTSVDAVGIPVLSKSEDIANARLRFANGCVANLTASRISPERMRKIRVFSGGANTSYVSLDYRAQEGYIARIARDGEEESSLLKKLFSAKDSMIVSEFAGKRIVREPVPIQKAEPLKVELQSFVDCVQARQTPVVSGEAAKLALDLAFEITRQIQQIR; this is encoded by the coding sequence ATGTCATCCATTTTGAAAGTGGCGGTCATCGGCGCGGGTTCCCTCGGCAAGGAACACGTTCGCATCTATGCCGAGATGGCGCGTGCCGGCCTGATCGAGTTCGTTGGGCTTTATGATTCCGTCATCGAGACAGCGCAAAAGATCGCCGCTAAAAACGACGTGCGCGCTTTTTCTTCCGTCAGCGAAGCCGCGCAGGCCAGCGACGCCCTCAGTCTCGTCACCCCCACGACCACGCATTACGAACTCGCCAAAATGCTGCTCCAACAAGGCAAGCATGTGCTCGTCGAAAAACCGATGACGGACGATGCCGCGCAAGCTGCCGACTTGGTCCAAATCGCGCAGCAAAAAAAATGTGTGCTCCAGGTCGGCCACATCGAACGCTTCAATCCAATTTTCAAATACCTTGAAAGTGTCGCCACCGAACCGCGTTTTATCGAGGCCCATCGCCTTTCGCCTTTTCCCGCGCGCAGCACAGACATCGGCGTGGTGCTCGACTTGATGATCCACGATTTGGACGTCGTGCTCGCCTTCGTTAAATCGCCGGTGACGAGCGTGGATGCCGTCGGCATTCCTGTGCTCAGCAAATCCGAAGACATCGCGAACGCGCGGTTGCGCTTCGCCAACGGCTGCGTCGCCAATCTCACCGCGAGCCGCATCAGCCCCGAGCGCATGCGCAAAATCCGCGTGTTCAGCGGCGGCGCAAACACCAGCTACGTCTCGCTCGATTATCGCGCGCAGGAGGGTTACATCGCCCGCATCGCCCGCGACGGCGAAGAGGAATCTTCGCTGCTGAAAAAATTATTTTCCGCCAAGGATTCGATGATTGTCAGCGAGTTCGCCGGCAAACGCATCGTGCGCGAGCCGGTGCCGATTCAAAAAGCCGAACCGCTTAAAGTGGAATTGCAAAGTTTCGTGGATTGCGTGCAGGCGCGCCAGACTCCCGTCGTCAGCGGTGAAGCCGCAAAACTCGCGCTCGACCTCGCGTTCGAAATCACCCGGCAGATTCAGCAGATTCGCTGA